The genomic DNA AGTACTCTTGGTATAACAGATTAGAAGGAAGTAAATAGTGACAATAGTATATAAATGAACATATACTGCTGAAGATAAAATagccatttatttatttatttccccGTATAAACATAAAGAACAaataagagaagaaaaaaagttcaGAAATGTTCTCAAGTAATACTCTTATTCTCTTTTGTGGTCTTTAAAACGAACCAATACAACTTACAATCTTTTCGGCAAAACTTGACGAAAACCACATTTTAGTGCAACGGAAGTAATATAGATCTCCTTCGCGTTCATTCTTGTCATATGAGTTTGTAATGCTGTGGACATGTCTATATGGCTTTgctgattttattttatttcttttaactGTCAAGACAATTGCTTAAGCGCAACACAGGGCCCATCGGTCCaagtacaaaaaaaagaaaggactATGAGTAAGATAAATAGACAGTATTGACAGCCTGAACCCATTAGAGACCCCAGTATAACTTTGACTAATTGTGAAGGGCCACAAAAACCAGCATATATTTGCAGTAAGTGAAAAAAGCAGCAGAACCAGTGAAAAGCAAACTGTGATAGGTAAGCACAACATGTACGATAAGGAGCTGCAAAGGGCGGGTGGCGATGCTGCAGGATGGTGGTCCACCAAGCAACTGCGTGCAACAGTCTCCCTCTTTCGGGGTTTCGACATGCCTTCATAGTATcgattttcttccttttttgttCAGGTGTAAGACGAGCATACCAATTGCGATAATGCAGCCGCacatgtttctttcttcttgaaGCAAAGGCATAGATAAAGAGGATCAATGAGTCCGAAATTCTATGAGACACGAATGTTAGCAAGGACTGCCAGAAAGTAGCATGCAGGCAGAGATTAGCACTGTTGTAAGAGGACCGGCATGCCATCTATACGAAATTGTTTATCTTTTCAACCGGGAGTATAAAATAGTAGAATGACTATCCTCTCTTAGTTTCCATGGTGCACTAAACAATGGGAGTAGGAAATAAGGCACATGGGAATCACACATATGGAGAAGCAAGCGCGCCGCGGCCATGCTGTgacaagaaaaatgaaattggcCAGTTTAATCATGCGggcataaaataaaaataggcGGATCCTTAAAGGAGGTTTACAGGCAAATGTCAACGAACAAATGTGCTGGGAATGATCAACGAAGAAGTGAGGTAACAAACAATGACAGAATAATAATCAGGCTGGTAGGAGCAAATTCAAGCATAGAAACAATGAGTTGTTTCGTCTACTCACAAGCAAGGTAGACCAAACAACTCGAAGCGGTTCGGGGTACTCTCAAGTTTGACCAAACAAGGGACGTTCGAATGTGGGCCCAGCCAGTTTGACCAAATTTTGGTcaaaatcacaatcacaatcgagttaaaatcacacttaCATTTCAAACGCCACCTTAATATTTTCTATCCGCAGAGTAATGACAGAGTAGGAGATCCAAATACTCATGGGGATAAACACAAATATCTAATATACTTTATACCCGTTTAAACAAAGTTTCCTCGGACAATGTGCGGTTTCTTCATGTTTTGCGCATGTAAAAGTGGCAGAAGCGACATAAGTAGTTGATTATCGAAACTCTTAAGACAGTATGTGCAATCAAAGCCTCAAAGGGCATCGCTGATATAAAGAATATATGTCCTAAACACCAACTCGAATGGATACAAGCCGAGCAAAGCGATCGAATGACAATCAATCGGGAGACAACAGTCACTGCCAGTAGCCGACAGACTGCAGATtgttatttttacttttttttttttagcggGTGTGACTGGGGCATGGAACCAAAGCAAAACGCAGCACTGTATGTGCGAGTTGCGGGTGTGGGAATGGCAGGTAACAACACCAGCAGGTTAGGGAAAGTTTCAACAGTATGCATGTACTATGAAGGCGCAGGGactctatataaaaaaaatcgcatACATTTAGAATGGAGCGCATACGCTCTAAACATCAGCAGAAACGACAAAACCCAATGAGGCAGATATCATATTTGCGCGGCCGAACAAAGTGCAGTGaatcaacaagaagacagtcGAAAGAAGAGACCATTTTGTTGGCAGAGTACGCTTACCTACGAAAGTCAGAATTGATGAGTGAGCGTGGGCGGGATGAAAGCCCCTGTAAGAGACGTCTTATCGAGCAGATCTTAGGCGGACAGCTGAGGTCAAATCCAGGGGCTAGAATTCGTGGGCGTCTGTTTTGGTGGGGTACTAAATCCGACTTACTTGATttgtaaatatgattttaaaattataattttaatataattctattaataataaaacaaaatattcatACAAGGTCAAAGGGTGGATCCTATTtatataattctttttcaaaattaaaatttgattttaaaatcttactttgaaatcaaacacaGCATTAGTTTCGGTCTGTGCTTCATTTTATAATGAACGTCGACAAGCAACTACACTTAGTAATATCTGTATATAATCTCTCTAATGATAGataattcatgtaaatatgaataactcaaaaaaaatatattaaagatGAGAGCTTGTACAGGTTATAAGTACCATACATTCAATTTGAGATACAcgtataaaaattatttgaattttcacttttaaaatttgaagaaccTCAACTATTGAATACataaattataagtaaatGTATCATAGAATTTTTTTGATTATAAGATGTCCCACAAATAAGTACATACCGTATAATTACGGCTATATATACTGCGACCTCATAACCACGGTACCTTAAAAGTAGGTACCGTATAAATCCAAAGGCAAGTAAGTAGAAACGATGTCATCTTACTTGATGGATCGGAAGCAGTTGCATGCATGTAATAGATTAAGATACCGATCGGAGCTATGGTTGCCCTAAGCCCGTCCCTCATAAAAGCCTAATTCACAGATAAATAAAGTTTTTCTGTAGCTAACAATGAGCAAAACTAGGCAGTCTCCGGCCGCTTCTCCGTACTGTTCTTGGCTTTCTCGGCTTCCAGCTTCTTGGCCACGGACTTCCAGCGGTGGTAGTTCCCGAACAGGACTTCCATGTCCTCGAGGGTCCGGCCACGTGTCTCGGGCAGCATCACGTAGAAGAACACCCAAGAGATGGCTGCGACCGCCgcgaagaggaagaaggccCCGCTGATGGTGATGGCCTTGTAAAGAGAGATGAATGTCATCGAGATGATACCGCTCATCAACCGGTTCATCCCGACCCCGATGGATGCACCCTGAGCTCGGAGCCTTAGCGGGAATATCTCTGAGCTGTAGACCCAGGCGATGGGACCCAGCCCCATCGAGAACGTCCCCACAAAGGCAAGCACCATGGCAATGCACAAGACGAGGGCCCACATCACCTGCTCCCCGCCGGCCCGATTGACCACCTCCAGCGCACACGCCAGGGTCACCAATGAAATGACCATGCCGCCTACACTGGTGAGGAGAATCGCCCGCCGCCCGAGTTTGTCGAGATAGAAGGTCGAGATCAAGATGCAGATAGTCTTGGAGAATCCGACCGCCACTGTGGCAAGCAGCAATTGGTCGGATGTCTTGAGCCCGGCCTTCTCGAAGATACGTGGACTGTACACGACGACCGTGTCGACCCCTGACGCCTGCTGGAAGAACTGGATACCCACAGCCGCGATCAAAACGTGGCGAACAGCTGGCGTTGGGTGGAGGAGCAACTCCTTCCACACGCCAGACCCACTGCTCTCCTTCTTCACTACCTGCACGACGTCGTCATTGCTCTCAGGGGGGATCCCGGCGGCTTCCTTGATGTCGGCGAGCCTTTCCTCGGCCTCCTGGTTCGAGTCTGAAGTCCTGTAAAGTACCTTCCTGGCCTCACCCAAGCGGCCCTGCATGACTAGCCAACGGGGAGATTCAGGCATGGCCATGACGCCAACGGCAAGGATTACTGAAGGGAGGGCCCCAATCCCGAGCATGATTCGCCAGCCCAGGTCCAATCGGAGCTTCGAGAAGCCATAGTTCGATATATACCCGAGGAGCACACCAGCGTTGATAAATACCTGGAAGTACATAAATCACCATTGATGAATCATAACATATTGATGTGAAAAAGATATTTCATGTGCATagtgatttatatatatttaatttattctcGTATATCTTAAGAATGGTTAAGAATAATGACAAATGTAATATAGACACAGGTAAATTGTATagaacacatatatatatatatatatgtatgactTCTTAGTAAATGAATTGATATTAAGTGGGCatatcttttcctttttcaatttgattttcccgatataatatttatgtgtatgtatatatatatatatatatatacacacatgaTACGATACCATATATAACTGATATATTGAATAAAATGCTTATTGTGGTAAATGGATCGGTGGGTGAAACGtgacattattatttttttattttaaaacaaaaattcaagattgTAGATTATTCATGATAGCTTTCCAATCTAATGAAATCAAGACATATCGTTCAACATGATTCTTTGTATAAAAATAGATGAAATGTCTCCATATCTTCTATACCGTCAAATCCAAGTGATATCAATCAAGCGCCAATATATTTGTTTGTCATCTTCCTATTACATTTTACCGAGAAAGTCCAAGGGTTCGTTTGACAAAAGAgataaatattcaaaatttaattccATTTACATTGAACTaggtaaaaaataaaataagtatgttggtaaatatatatatatatatatatatatatatatatataaaagagggGTTGTAATAATGAggttgaaaaatgataaaaattaataattgcgttgtaaaattgtgaaaaaagtaatgaataatattgaatagttgagaaaatttagtatttgaaaattgaattgaatagtaattaaataaaaaaatgaaagaaatgagtaaagtaataattataatgttgaattgaagaaaaagtaaaatagagggcaatgaaatgaaaaatatttccaCTCCAAACCAAACGGCTCCTAAGATTGTTGCTTTTGTCCGAACGTCATAATATCAATCGTCATTAATGAAAAGATTATtccataatatattatttatttcgaATCAAATGAAGTATATGCTAGGTCAGACGTCCTATTCTTAAGTATCAATGAAATGACTGAATTGGAAACTGCATTAAATTCAAAAGGAGAACCccccaaggaaaaaaaaaaaaaaaaaaaaaaaaaacgaaccTCTGGGAAGGAGGCGAGGAAGCCACGGGAGGAAGCGGGCGCGACTTCGGAGGAGTAGACGGGGGCAATCATGAGGGCATAACCGGTCCCAATCCCCGCCACTATCCGGCCAACCATGAGTAAGGCGTAGCCATTGGCAAGGCCCATGAGTATGGCACCAGCGAAGAAGATCGCCCCGGCGATCACAATGGTATACCGTCTGCCCACATAGTCGGAAGTCCTACCGGCCATGGGGGCGCCAATGAGCGAGACGAGGTTGATGATTCCATTGAGTACCTCGATCTGTACATCGCTTATCTTCAAGTCCTTCTGGATGTATAATCCCGCGCCACTCATCACACCTCCATCTACATACACGCAACCACAAATATTAAATACCAAAACCTAATCAATTTGAAATATAACACGACATATGTAAAAAATGACATCAAAATTTATCGTGGACCAATCTCTTGCATGGAACATTACTCACCGTAGCCGATCAAGATCGACGTCATGGAGGCAAGGATGGTGCAAGCAATGGCATACTTATTTCTCTTCGGTGGCTTGCCTTGGCCGCCATTACTCCCCGCGACTACAAACTTATTCTCTGCCATCTCCAGATGCCGAATGATCAAACAGCACGAGAGGGACAACACATCCGCAGGAGGCAGacagagaaaaagagataggGGAGGGAAAAGGAGGGTTAATGGCGGATGGTTTTAGGATTGGAATTGGGGGAAGGGGTTTGAGGCCTCTTTATAATGATGGTGGTGAAACAGGCTGGGGCTAAGAATGAGCCTGTCTTTTTTATGATAATGACGTTTCTTTCCATATATCTCGGGGCGgttgttcttctttttttggtagtGTTTTGAGGTCGGAATTTTCTCGGTGGATCGATCGATCTATTTATCTAATTTAACGATAAATTAGATACCTAGGCTCTTCACGTCCGTCCTATCCTAAATAACTAGATACCATGGGGCAATTTATCTAATTATCCCATGGTATGGTTCCTACGCCCTCCCTTCCCATCGGATCACcacctttttctctctcaGTCGATCCAACTATTAGAGAATACTAGACATTGACCTGCGCATTGCTCGagtttcttatatattttttttgtataattaagtttatttatacatatatatttgtatttgtATTGAAATTGGTATTCAATGTACAATGGTGTAATTCTATCAATACAAAAGTTAAATTCAAtatccacccaaaaaaaaggataggtacaatcaaaataatttatttcattaattaagttaatatatatattcatattaaaattGGCATTCAATATACAACGTTGTAATTCTACTAATTTGACTgttaaattcaattaaaataattttttccatttgatgaaatttatgtatatgtaaTTTTTGTGGTAGTTATTGTACAGCATTACAATTCTAGCAATTCGAATgtcttgcatgttttattttcccattcaattaagtatatatatatatatatgtaatttttggCAAGtgtctttttttcctttaagaTTTGCATGCGTTTCCGTCTCCGTTTAActaagtttatatatatatatatatatatatatatatgtattttttttgacgtgtttttttttcaaattaggacacgtttcttttttcgtttaattaagtttatgtatgtatgaaattttttttaactatgcATTTAAGATACTTCGATACATGACAATATTTGGTTGGTTAAATCCACATGGGAACTTGGCGGTGCTTGGCAACACATGATGGAAGTTGGAGAGTCCAACGATTACACATGACGCGATACGGTTAACTTTCACGGgcattatatattgatttagGGGATTTagaatatgattttattttgaaaattcaattttaaaaataaaaccatAATATGATAAAGTTCTAAATTACCTACCGAAAAAGAACAAATTCTGTTCTAAATTTCCTAAATATCCTTTAATGCCAATGGCATACTTTTGGTCTTATCCACCTCGGATCCAATTGGAGAGACGAGGataaaatcatataatatTTGCTCACAGGGTAACAAAagtattaaagaaaataattatttccttaatgGGAAGAAATTGGATCCCTCATGAccaattattctttttcaaaaattaatatttaatccATTGGAAATTAAAAGTAGCCAAAAGCATTAATTTGTACAGATATTGTACATATTTATTCTATTAGTAGTATAATGGCTCGAGATTTTCTCCTTCTTTTGTAAATTACGTCCATGCGACCGCTTGGTGTATGTATCCACAAACGATAATCCGAGTTGATTATCTTCACAGAGATATTCAATTATCTAAAACAATCAttttgtataaatatatatatatatatatattttacatatttgTCGATCTTTCGATAACTCTTCCTACTTTCCACTAAAATTCTTCACAAGATCTTTCTCCTCTcttcccctcccccccccccccccccccccccccccaaaacaaaaaaatctcCTTCCATGTATGACCTTCAAAGGAATCTGAAAGGATATGCACacctatttattttcaaattaaggTAACGAGGTTTGACTTCATTCTTCTCCAAAAATCAAGGTTTTAGTTCATTACCAAAGTAAGTTATAAGTGCGACCAGAAAAGAACGCATTGAATGTCTTAATTAGCtaactgtaaaaaaaaaattatctatattttttatcttatgttatattattacTGGTCTTCTATCAAGTGCGTTGCACGGGTTCATTATTGCATACGTGTATTATCATCTTTACGGGAATtactcatatttttaaaaaattatctcttattaataaaaataatgattaatttgAATTCCAAACAATAATTTTGAATAACATTAGACTAAGTataaataattcaataataatgtTGCAACTAATTGTcttattcttttaaaattacattaataataaattaattgtttcTTTTAGCGTGCTATCTATTATATACACCCTATCGTTAtcacaaaattataaaatttatttaccaAATTGTGTTGTGTTAGCGATTTGATAAGTTTAGGAGCCTTGTAAGAATAGACCCTTCTTATTCCTCGTGGCCCCAGaactaatttgaaaaaatcgTTTATCGCTGCTGTCGCCACTATCTCTCTCAATCACTCGCGGCCCTGAAACGCTAGCCTTGGCCCAGCTTCGACGATTTCACTGCATTAGCCCCAGCACATAGCGTTGCCGCTGCCATGGGCTCCTTGCCGCAGAGCCAGCATTGACGCTGCTGTCTCTCGAGGTCAATATATGCTT from Punica granatum isolate Tunisia-2019 chromosome 2, ASM765513v2, whole genome shotgun sequence includes the following:
- the LOC116194521 gene encoding polyol transporter 5-like; the encoded protein is MAENKFVVAGSNGGQGKPPKRNKYAIACTILASMTSILIGYDGGVMSGAGLYIQKDLKISDVQIEVLNGIINLVSLIGAPMAGRTSDYVGRRYTIVIAGAIFFAGAILMGLANGYALLMVGRIVAGIGTGYALMIAPVYSSEVAPASSRGFLASFPEVFINAGVLLGYISNYGFSKLRLDLGWRIMLGIGALPSVILAVGVMAMPESPRWLVMQGRLGEARKVLYRTSDSNQEAEERLADIKEAAGIPPESNDDVVQVVKKESSGSGVWKELLLHPTPAVRHVLIAAVGIQFFQQASGVDTVVVYSPRIFEKAGLKTSDQLLLATVAVGFSKTICILISTFYLDKLGRRAILLTSVGGMVISLVTLACALEVVNRAGGEQVMWALVLCIAMVLAFVGTFSMGLGPIAWVYSSEIFPLRLRAQGASIGVGMNRLMSGIISMTFISLYKAITISGAFFLFAAVAAISWVFFYVMLPETRGRTLEDMEVLFGNYHRWKSVAKKLEAEKAKNSTEKRPETA